One window of the Bacteroidota bacterium genome contains the following:
- the grpE gene encoding nucleotide exchange factor GrpE yields MSTPESDIVNEQNKEQTPQEETTAVDEKDKQLSELKAKADEINDKYLRLYSEFDNFRKRTAKEKIEMMQSAGEDVFKSILPVLDDFERAIKSNSETTDVKAVNDGVNLIFNKLKSSLTQKGLSEMKTVGETFDADIHEAITNIPAPSDDLKGKVVEELEKGYSLNGKIIRFAKVVIGN; encoded by the coding sequence ATGAGCACACCGGAAAGCGATATTGTGAACGAACAAAACAAAGAACAAACTCCTCAGGAAGAAACAACAGCTGTGGATGAAAAAGACAAACAACTGTCGGAATTAAAAGCGAAAGCAGACGAGATAAACGATAAATACCTGCGTTTGTATTCGGAGTTTGATAATTTCAGAAAACGTACAGCAAAAGAAAAAATTGAGATGATGCAATCCGCGGGAGAAGATGTTTTTAAAAGCATTTTGCCTGTATTGGATGATTTTGAAAGAGCCATAAAATCCAATTCGGAAACAACGGATGTGAAAGCTGTAAACGATGGCGTGAATTTAATTTTTAATAAATTAAAATCTTCGTTAACGCAAAAAGGTTTATCGGAAATGAAAACGGTAGGAGAAACGTTTGATGCGGACATTCACGAAGCAATTACAAATATTCCTGCACCTTCCGATGATTTAAAAGGAAAGGTAGTAGAGGAATTAGAAAAAGGATATAGTTTAAACGGAAAAATAATTCGCTTTGCGAAAGTGGTAATAGGGAATTAA
- a CDS encoding OmpA family protein, whose protein sequence is MVSNIKYILFFFSLVLGQALVAQSDVEVRIAGFASGEYASVEDILKYPSLTVVNRNARGNTKLLSYDCVFANMDKKRNPNGTTVSKNTTYALNEETIALLKKYLPGEDFVIKDIQVEVVNTKTGAIEVIKMEPLSVKIAAKSGGAVPPSKIDYVGKLMTGKDRNQPVANQKVVLQDQDEIELQSTITDNYGDFKFTELSSDKSYKINVSVSDDTKIKDGQLYAARPDGTIIRSFNKTKKGFSYELLPLELTTLAREQEEDTGLKIKNFSESKNASLTVIENIYYDPNSSDIKSESIEKLDKIIAAMAENKSLKLSINSHTDAKGEDAYNISLSEKRAQKVMEYFVLQGIEKGRLTAKGFGETQIKNRCKNGVDCSELEHQLNRRTEFNFSK, encoded by the coding sequence ATGGTGTCAAACATAAAATACATTCTTTTCTTCTTTTCTCTAGTTTTGGGTCAAGCCTTGGTAGCTCAGAGCGATGTGGAAGTGCGTATTGCAGGATTTGCCAGTGGGGAATATGCTTCCGTTGAAGATATTTTGAAATATCCTTCGCTGACAGTGGTGAACAGAAATGCAAGAGGTAATACAAAATTACTTTCCTATGATTGTGTGTTTGCAAACATGGATAAAAAACGCAATCCCAATGGTACAACAGTTAGTAAAAACACCACGTATGCTTTAAATGAAGAAACGATTGCCTTGTTGAAGAAATACCTTCCGGGAGAAGATTTTGTGATTAAAGACATTCAGGTGGAGGTGGTGAATACCAAAACCGGAGCGATTGAAGTGATAAAGATGGAGCCGTTATCGGTGAAAATTGCAGCTAAATCAGGCGGAGCTGTGCCGCCCTCAAAAATAGATTATGTCGGAAAATTAATGACCGGAAAAGATCGAAATCAACCGGTTGCGAACCAAAAAGTGGTTCTTCAGGATCAGGACGAAATAGAGTTGCAATCCACCATTACGGATAATTATGGGGATTTTAAGTTTACGGAGTTGAGTTCCGATAAGTCGTATAAAATTAATGTTTCCGTTTCGGATGATACGAAAATTAAGGACGGACAGCTTTATGCTGCCAGACCGGATGGAACAATTATCCGATCGTTCAATAAAACTAAAAAGGGATTTTCTTATGAACTATTACCGCTTGAATTAACAACCCTTGCTCGCGAACAAGAGGAAGACACGGGATTGAAAATCAAGAATTTTAGTGAGTCAAAAAATGCCAGTTTAACGGTGATCGAAAACATCTATTATGATCCTAACTCATCTGATATAAAGTCGGAATCGATTGAGAAATTAGATAAGATTATTGCTGCTATGGCAGAGAATAAATCCTTGAAATTGTCTATTAATAGCCATACCGATGCAAAAGGTGAAGATGCCTACAATATTTCTTTGTCTGAAAAAAGAGCCCAAAAAGTGATGGAGTATTTTGTACTGCAAGGTATCGAGAAAGGGCGTTTAACAGCAAAAGGATTTGGCGAAACACAGATTAAAAACAGGTGTAAAAATGGGGTGGATTGCTCCGAGTTGGAGCACCAGTTGAACCGAAGAACAGAGTTTAATTTCAGCAAATAA
- a CDS encoding ATP-binding cassette domain-containing protein, with the protein MSTILSAKNIVKRYAAHTALDDVSLDIPAQSIFGLLGPNGAGKTSLIRIINQITGPDSGEIFFENEKLAPKHIEQIGYLPEERGLYKKMEVGEQALYLAQLKGMKKDEAKKKLKYWFEKFEIDAWWNKKVEELSKGMQQKVQFIVTVLHEPKLLILDEPFSGFDPINANLIKNEILDLKKKGSTILFSTHNMGSVEELCDNIALINRSKKIVDGSVKDIRKANKSNVIEVEFTGNMMGFTNSLWTYGKLGEHSAEGEICKAQIELTPGSTSNQLLSSILPVVEIHSFKELVPSMNDIFIKKVSEGNAIGTQSNFTE; encoded by the coding sequence ATGAGCACAATTCTTTCTGCAAAAAATATTGTTAAGCGTTACGCAGCTCATACTGCGTTAGATGATGTTTCATTAGACATCCCGGCACAAAGTATTTTTGGATTACTTGGTCCGAATGGTGCTGGAAAAACTTCCTTAATAAGAATTATCAATCAGATTACCGGTCCGGATAGCGGAGAAATATTTTTCGAAAATGAAAAATTAGCTCCCAAACACATTGAGCAAATTGGTTATTTACCTGAGGAGCGAGGTTTATATAAAAAGATGGAAGTTGGAGAACAAGCATTATACCTTGCTCAATTGAAGGGAATGAAAAAGGATGAAGCCAAGAAAAAATTAAAATATTGGTTCGAAAAATTTGAAATCGATGCTTGGTGGAATAAAAAAGTAGAAGAACTTTCAAAAGGGATGCAGCAAAAAGTACAGTTTATTGTTACTGTTTTGCATGAACCTAAACTATTGATATTAGATGAGCCTTTCAGCGGATTTGATCCAATTAATGCAAATCTAATCAAGAATGAAATTTTAGATTTAAAAAAGAAAGGGTCTACGATTTTATTTTCTACCCACAATATGGGTTCGGTTGAAGAGTTGTGTGATAACATCGCGTTGATTAATCGTTCGAAAAAAATTGTAGATGGCTCAGTAAAAGATATTCGCAAGGCGAATAAATCGAATGTGATTGAAGTGGAATTTACCGGAAACATGATGGGGTTTACAAATTCATTGTGGACCTATGGTAAATTGGGTGAACATTCTGCTGAAGGAGAAATTTGTAAAGCACAAATTGAATTGACTCCCGGAAGTACTTCCAATCAATTATTATCATCCATTTTGCCGGTTGTCGAAATTCATTCATTTAAGGAATTGGTTCCGAGTATGAATGACATCTTTATTAAAAAAGTGAGTGAAGGAAATGCAATTGGTACACAAAGTAATTTTACGGAATAA
- a CDS encoding electron transfer flavoprotein subunit beta/FixA family protein: MKILVCISNVPDTTTKIAFSTDNASFNTAGVQFVINPYDEWYALVRALELKEAQGGNVTIIHVGAADSEATIRKGLAIGADDAVRIDAEPNDAFAVAEQIAAYAKDKGFDLIMAGKETISYNGSMVGAMLAELMNLPYVSLATKLEVAAGVATIEHDIDGGTEVLECALPLVLSANKGMAEQRIPNMKGIMSARTKPLTVVPAASADKLTSITNYTLSAGRVDCKYIDANAPEQLVELLHTQAKVI; this comes from the coding sequence ATGAAAATATTAGTGTGTATTAGTAATGTGCCTGACACAACTACTAAAATTGCATTCTCAACTGACAATGCCTCCTTTAACACTGCCGGTGTTCAATTTGTAATCAACCCCTATGACGAATGGTACGCCCTTGTTCGTGCACTTGAATTAAAAGAAGCACAAGGTGGAAATGTAACCATCATCCACGTGGGTGCAGCCGATAGTGAAGCTACCATCCGCAAAGGATTAGCGATTGGTGCTGATGATGCTGTACGTATCGATGCAGAACCCAACGATGCTTTTGCGGTTGCTGAACAAATTGCTGCCTATGCAAAAGACAAAGGTTTTGATTTGATTATGGCAGGAAAAGAAACCATTTCTTACAATGGTTCGATGGTGGGTGCCATGTTAGCCGAATTGATGAACTTGCCATATGTTTCTTTAGCTACTAAATTAGAGGTGGCAGCGGGTGTTGCAACTATCGAACATGATATTGATGGTGGAACCGAAGTATTGGAATGTGCTTTACCATTGGTACTTTCCGCAAACAAAGGAATGGCTGAACAACGCATTCCGAATATGAAAGGTATTATGAGTGCACGAACAAAACCTTTAACCGTTGTTCCAGCTGCAAGTGCTGATAAATTAACCAGCATTACGAACTACACTTTATCAGCTGGCCGTGTGGATTGCAAATATATTGATGCGAATGCACCAGAGCAGTTAGTTGAATTGCTTCACACGCAAGCAAAAGTGATTTAA
- the dnaJ gene encoding molecular chaperone DnaJ yields the protein MAKRDFYDILEIPKGASADEIKKAYRKMAIKYHPDKNPGDKAAEEKFKEAAEAYEILSSPEKKQRYDQYGHAGMGNNGGFGGGGAQGFGGMNMDDIFSQFGDIFGGHFGGGGGGRRGGRRVNRGSNLRVKVKMDLTEIANGVEKKIKVNKYVACKTCSGSGAKNGSAFNTCSTCKGSGQVTRVTNTILGAMQTTSTCPSCGGEGQTITDKCSPCNGDGIVRDEEVISINIPGGVAEGMQLSVAGKGNMGARGGVAGDLIVVIEEIEHEHLKRDGMNLFYDHFVSYSDAALGTQIEVPTIDGKAKVKVDAGTQSGKVLRLKGKGLPDINTYGRGDILVNINVWTPQHLTKEEKKILEDLKEAENFKPHPTKKDKGFFERMKQYFE from the coding sequence ATGGCAAAGAGAGATTTTTACGACATATTAGAAATTCCCAAAGGTGCGAGTGCCGATGAAATAAAAAAGGCATATCGCAAAATGGCGATTAAATACCATCCTGATAAAAATCCGGGCGACAAAGCAGCGGAAGAAAAATTCAAAGAAGCAGCGGAAGCCTATGAGATTTTAAGTAGCCCCGAAAAAAAACAACGGTACGATCAATACGGTCATGCCGGAATGGGCAATAATGGTGGTTTTGGCGGTGGCGGTGCACAAGGTTTTGGTGGCATGAACATGGATGATATCTTCAGTCAGTTTGGAGATATTTTTGGTGGACACTTCGGTGGAGGTGGAGGCGGAAGAAGAGGCGGAAGAAGAGTGAACCGTGGTTCGAATTTGCGAGTGAAAGTGAAAATGGATTTGACGGAGATTGCAAACGGAGTTGAGAAAAAAATTAAAGTAAACAAATATGTTGCTTGTAAAACTTGCAGTGGAAGTGGTGCAAAAAATGGTTCCGCTTTTAATACCTGTTCAACATGTAAAGGTTCAGGACAAGTAACACGAGTAACCAACACCATTTTGGGTGCCATGCAAACTACCAGCACCTGCCCGAGTTGTGGAGGTGAAGGACAAACCATCACAGACAAATGTTCACCATGTAATGGCGATGGAATTGTGCGCGATGAAGAAGTAATCAGCATCAACATTCCGGGAGGAGTAGCTGAAGGAATGCAATTGTCGGTTGCCGGAAAAGGAAACATGGGCGCTCGTGGAGGTGTTGCCGGTGATTTGATTGTGGTCATCGAAGAGATTGAGCATGAACATCTGAAACGCGATGGAATGAATTTGTTTTATGATCATTTTGTAAGTTATTCGGATGCCGCATTGGGAACGCAAATTGAAGTGCCAACGATTGATGGTAAAGCCAAAGTGAAAGTAGATGCAGGAACACAAAGTGGCAAAGTATTGCGCTTAAAAGGAAAAGGATTGCCGGATATTAACACTTATGGACGTGGTGACATTTTAGTAAATATCAATGTGTGGACGCCTCAACATTTGACAAAAGAGGAAAAGAAAATTCTGGAAGATTTAAAAGAAGCAGAAAATTTCAAACCACATCCTACTAAAAAGGATAAAGGATTTTTTGAACGTATGAAACAATATTTTGAATAA
- a CDS encoding DUF4290 domain-containing protein, translated as MEYNTSLPKMIIPEYGRNIQKMIDFAMTVKDREERNKVARAIIDVMGQLNPHLRDVTDFKHKLWDHIFIISDFKLDVDSPYPKPTAETFQTKPDRVLYPSNDIRYKHYGKTVERIIAKGKEYPNGPEKDALVEQIANLMKRSYLTWNRDSVNDEVISKQLEELSKGQLKLADISLLRSTQTFVPRNPNANQGAGGGKKKQNNNGGKNNGHRHHKNNNQNFKRKPF; from the coding sequence ATGGAATACAATACTAGTCTGCCAAAAATGATTATCCCCGAATACGGCAGAAACATTCAAAAAATGATTGACTTTGCGATGACTGTAAAAGATCGTGAAGAACGCAACAAAGTGGCTCGTGCTATCATTGATGTGATGGGGCAACTAAACCCACATTTACGCGATGTAACCGATTTTAAACATAAGTTGTGGGATCATATTTTTATTATTTCTGATTTTAAATTGGATGTGGATTCACCTTATCCGAAGCCTACTGCTGAAACTTTTCAAACAAAACCGGATAGAGTATTGTATCCAAGTAATGATATCCGTTACAAGCATTATGGTAAAACCGTAGAACGCATCATTGCGAAAGGGAAAGAATATCCAAACGGACCCGAGAAAGATGCATTGGTAGAACAAATTGCCAATTTGATGAAACGTTCCTATTTAACCTGGAACAGAGATTCGGTAAACGATGAGGTGATTTCAAAACAACTGGAAGAATTGTCGAAAGGACAATTAAAATTAGCAGATATTTCGTTGTTGAGAAGTACCCAAACATTTGTGCCTCGCAATCCGAATGCAAATCAAGGTGCCGGTGGCGGAAAGAAAAAGCAAAATAACAATGGTGGCAAAAACAATGGTCACCGTCATCATAAAAATAACAACCAGAATTTTAAACGCAAGCCTTTTTAG
- the murA gene encoding UDP-N-acetylglucosamine 1-carboxyvinyltransferase, translating into MSVFEIIGGKKLKGEIIPQGAKNEALQILCAVLLTPEKVVIQNIPDIVDVNKLIDLLRDLGVKIEKTGHEEYTFQADNVDVDYLNSAEFKKKGGSLRGSIMIVGPLLSRFGKGYIPKPGGDKIGRRRLDTHFIGFQNLGAKFIYDDANDFYKVEAKNLKGCYMLLDEASVTGTANILMAAVLAKGTTTIYNAACEPYIQQLCKMLNRMGAKISGIGSNLLVIDGVEYLGGTTHRMLPDMIEVGSFIGLAAMTQSEITIKDVQYDELGVIPSVFQRLGIKLERRGDDIYIPSQERYEIDTFIDGSILTIADAIWPGFTPDLLSIVLVVATQAKGAVMIHQKMFESRLFFVDKLIDMGAQIILCDPHRATVIGLNREHQLKGISMTSPDIRAGVSLLIAALSANGKSTIHNIEQIDRGYQNIDIRLQKLGAQIVRK; encoded by the coding sequence ATGAGCGTATTCGAAATCATCGGAGGAAAAAAATTAAAAGGAGAAATTATTCCCCAAGGTGCTAAAAATGAAGCATTGCAAATACTTTGCGCTGTTTTATTAACGCCTGAAAAAGTTGTGATTCAAAACATCCCGGATATTGTGGATGTGAATAAACTCATTGATTTGCTCCGCGATTTGGGTGTAAAGATTGAAAAAACGGGTCACGAAGAATATACCTTCCAAGCTGATAATGTAGATGTTGATTACCTGAATTCAGCAGAATTCAAAAAGAAAGGTGGTAGCTTACGAGGTTCTATAATGATTGTTGGACCGTTACTTTCCCGTTTTGGGAAAGGATATATTCCTAAGCCGGGCGGTGATAAAATTGGCCGCAGACGATTGGATACCCACTTTATCGGTTTCCAGAACTTGGGTGCAAAATTCATCTATGATGATGCCAATGATTTTTATAAAGTAGAAGCGAAAAACCTCAAGGGATGTTACATGTTATTGGATGAAGCATCCGTAACAGGTACTGCTAATATTTTAATGGCTGCAGTATTGGCAAAAGGAACCACCACCATCTATAATGCAGCTTGTGAGCCGTATATTCAGCAATTGTGCAAAATGTTGAACCGCATGGGGGCTAAAATCTCCGGAATCGGCTCCAACTTATTGGTGATTGATGGGGTGGAATATTTGGGAGGAACCACCCATCGAATGTTACCGGATATGATTGAAGTGGGTAGTTTTATCGGTTTGGCTGCCATGACGCAATCCGAAATCACCATAAAAGACGTACAATATGATGAGTTAGGGGTGATTCCGAGTGTGTTTCAACGATTAGGGATTAAATTGGAGCGAAGAGGGGATGATATTTATATCCCATCGCAAGAGCGCTATGAAATCGATACCTTTATTGATGGCTCTATTTTAACGATTGCCGATGCAATCTGGCCGGGTTTTACCCCTGATTTGTTAAGTATCGTATTGGTGGTTGCAACACAAGCCAAAGGTGCGGTAATGATCCACCAAAAGATGTTTGAAAGTCGTTTATTCTTCGTTGATAAGTTGATTGATATGGGCGCACAAATTATACTTTGCGACCCTCACCGTGCAACTGTCATCGGTTTAAACCGTGAACATCAGTTAAAAGGTATTTCCATGACTTCACCGGATATTCGTGCAGGAGTATCTTTATTAATAGCTGCATTATCGGCAAATGGAAAAAGTACCATTCACAATATAGAGCAGATTGACAGGGGGTATCAAAACATCGATATACGTTTACAAAAACTTGGCGCACAAATTGTAAGAAAGTAG
- a CDS encoding electron transfer flavoprotein subunit alpha/FixB family protein, whose amino-acid sequence MSVLIYTEIAKGKVKKASLEAVNYGSRIAKQLNTTATAVVIGDADLADLGKAGATKVLKLKNDKLADLNGQYITAAIEQAATAEGSTVIVFAHDFTGKEVAPRLAAKLKAGIVAGAVDNPTISGDAFSVKKNVFSGKAVATYAITSPKKVISILPNSFPVELNGTVVDAVDFAVNLDAVNSPIKVKEVKKVTSELNLPDAELVVSAGRGMKGPENWGMIEELAKELGAATACSRPVADMHWRPHHEHVGQTGVAIRPNLYIAIGISGAIQHLAGVNGSKTIVVINSDKDSPFFKSADYGIVGDAFEVVPKLIAAVKNFKANKN is encoded by the coding sequence ATGTCAGTTTTAATATATACAGAAATCGCAAAAGGCAAAGTAAAAAAAGCATCACTGGAAGCAGTGAATTATGGTAGCCGAATTGCAAAACAATTAAACACAACAGCAACCGCAGTGGTAATTGGTGATGCTGATTTAGCAGACCTTGGAAAAGCCGGAGCTACAAAAGTGCTGAAATTAAAAAATGATAAACTTGCCGACTTAAACGGACAATATATTACTGCAGCGATTGAACAAGCTGCTACAGCAGAAGGTTCAACAGTAATTGTGTTTGCTCACGATTTTACCGGTAAAGAAGTAGCACCTCGTTTGGCAGCTAAATTAAAAGCCGGAATTGTTGCAGGTGCAGTTGACAATCCTACTATTTCTGGTGATGCTTTTTCTGTAAAGAAAAATGTCTTCTCCGGAAAAGCAGTTGCTACCTACGCCATTACATCTCCTAAAAAAGTAATTTCTATTTTACCCAACTCCTTTCCGGTTGAACTAAACGGAACGGTTGTGGATGCAGTAGATTTTGCAGTAAACTTAGATGCGGTAAACTCTCCGATAAAAGTAAAAGAAGTGAAAAAAGTAACTTCTGAATTAAACTTACCGGATGCCGAATTGGTTGTATCTGCTGGTCGTGGAATGAAAGGACCTGAAAACTGGGGAATGATTGAAGAATTGGCAAAAGAATTAGGTGCAGCAACGGCATGTTCTCGCCCTGTTGCCGATATGCACTGGCGCCCACACCACGAACACGTTGGTCAAACCGGTGTTGCGATTCGTCCGAACTTATACATTGCAATTGGAATTTCTGGTGCAATTCAACATTTAGCCGGAGTAAACGGTAGTAAAACAATTGTGGTAATCAACTCCGACAAAGATTCTCCTTTTTTCAAATCAGCAGATTACGGAATTGTTGGAGATGCATTTGAAGTGGTTCCTAAATTAATTGCTGCCGTTAAAAATTTCAAAGCAAACAAGAATTAA
- a CDS encoding redoxin domain-containing protein, translating into MKKVNILFVLAAVSVFAFGFIKNDSAPVQEVIGTNVGNKAAELNFKTPEDKDLALSSLKGKIVLIDFWASWCGPCRRENPNVVAIYNKYKDQKFNKKAKGFTVFSVSLDNNKQAWVNAIAKDGLVWENHVSDLGGWQSKGAAIYGVNSIPAGFLIDENGIIVAKGEALRGPGLENELKKLIK; encoded by the coding sequence ATGAAAAAAGTAAACATTCTATTTGTCCTTGCAGCCGTTTCGGTATTCGCATTCGGATTTATTAAAAATGATTCAGCACCAGTTCAAGAGGTGATTGGAACAAATGTAGGAAACAAAGCAGCAGAGCTAAATTTCAAAACTCCAGAAGACAAAGACTTAGCCCTTTCTTCTTTAAAAGGCAAAATTGTGTTAATCGACTTTTGGGCATCTTGGTGTGGCCCTTGCCGCAGAGAAAACCCGAATGTGGTAGCGATATACAATAAGTATAAAGATCAAAAATTTAATAAAAAAGCAAAGGGATTCACTGTTTTTAGTGTTTCGTTGGATAATAACAAACAAGCTTGGGTCAATGCCATCGCAAAAGATGGTTTGGTTTGGGAAAACCATGTAAGTGATTTAGGTGGATGGCAATCAAAAGGGGCAGCTATTTACGGAGTTAACTCCATTCCTGCAGGTTTCCTAATCGATGAAAACGGAATCATTGTGGCAAAAGGAGAAGCATTGAGAGGCCCTGGTTTAGAGAATGAATTAAAAAAATTAATCAAGTAG